From the genome of Niabella agricola, one region includes:
- a CDS encoding beta-N-acetylhexosaminidase, whose protein sequence is MLIRKGIVILCSLLFIVFNTGARDITIIPLPNECISSPEGFLIDKNVPVIAGAGGRSDTSVERLKTFIKKRYGIDLKKVVGSKGIRKAIWFEQDPDFLKEQYRLKIDASGIRIVASGDAGWFYGLQSLYQILPEQLPIGGQGAAVWVQGIEINDKPRFGWRAFMLDEARYFKGKERVKVLLDEMALLKMNVFHWHLVNDEGWRIEIKKYPRLTQVGAVRRSSQIGPLKWKSPIQSGEVHQGFYTQDDIREIIRYAQERHITVIPEIEMPGHGSAAIVSYPFLGTTKKKFEMPTTFFQKMDIYDVSDPRVFEFLTDVLDEVTNLFPSKIIHIGGDEALQNFWKESAAVRAYMQENQLNTTGELQMFFMNRIIVYLKQRGVRAMGWNELLGHRVHDYVAASDAKSTLSLSGNPIVHFWTGDTALLRDAAAKGYDIVNAYSNDTYLDYDYEQIPLSRAYAFDPVPKGFDERLEKKILGLGCQMWGEWIPAVGQMQYMIFPRIAAYAEVGWTRIAQKNYEGFRQRLQIAKTRWARKGIYFADM, encoded by the coding sequence ATGTTGATAAGAAAAGGTATTGTGATTTTATGTAGTTTACTTTTTATTGTTTTTAATACCGGCGCCCGGGATATTACCATTATTCCGTTACCCAATGAATGTATCAGCAGCCCGGAGGGCTTTTTAATTGATAAAAATGTGCCGGTCATCGCGGGCGCCGGTGGCCGGTCCGATACATCCGTGGAGCGATTAAAAACGTTTATAAAGAAGCGATACGGCATTGATCTTAAAAAGGTTGTTGGAAGTAAAGGTATAAGAAAAGCAATTTGGTTTGAACAGGACCCGGACTTTTTGAAGGAACAGTATCGGCTCAAAATCGATGCCAGTGGCATTCGGATCGTCGCGTCTGGCGATGCCGGATGGTTTTACGGCCTGCAAAGTTTATATCAAATACTTCCTGAACAGTTACCAATAGGCGGGCAAGGGGCTGCTGTATGGGTCCAGGGTATTGAAATAAATGATAAACCCCGGTTTGGCTGGAGGGCCTTTATGCTGGATGAAGCCCGGTATTTTAAAGGCAAGGAGCGGGTGAAAGTGCTGCTGGATGAAATGGCATTGCTGAAAATGAACGTCTTTCATTGGCATCTGGTTAATGACGAAGGGTGGAGAATTGAAATTAAGAAGTACCCCCGGTTGACGCAGGTGGGGGCCGTAAGAAGATCCTCTCAGATCGGGCCGTTAAAGTGGAAAAGCCCGATTCAATCCGGTGAAGTCCATCAGGGGTTTTATACGCAGGACGATATCCGCGAAATTATACGATATGCCCAGGAGCGGCATATTACCGTTATTCCGGAAATCGAGATGCCTGGACATGGCTCGGCAGCCATTGTTTCTTATCCTTTTTTGGGCACTACAAAAAAGAAATTTGAAATGCCCACAACCTTTTTTCAAAAAATGGACATTTATGACGTGAGCGATCCGCGCGTTTTTGAATTCTTAACGGATGTTTTGGATGAAGTGACGAACTTGTTCCCTTCAAAAATTATTCATATCGGAGGAGACGAGGCATTGCAAAATTTCTGGAAGGAATCTGCTGCTGTGCGTGCCTATATGCAGGAAAACCAGCTAAACACAACAGGCGAGCTGCAAATGTTTTTTATGAACCGTATTATTGTGTATTTGAAGCAAAGAGGCGTTCGGGCGATGGGTTGGAATGAGTTATTGGGGCATAGAGTACATGATTATGTCGCGGCCTCAGACGCGAAATCCACATTGTCGCTTTCCGGTAATCCGATTGTGCATTTTTGGACAGGAGATACAGCTTTGCTAAGAGATGCTGCTGCTAAAGGGTATGATATTGTGAATGCGTACAGCAATGATACCTATCTGGATTACGACTATGAGCAAATTCCCTTGTCAAGGGCATATGCATTTGATCCCGTTCCAAAGGGTTTTGATGAGCGGCTGGAAAAAAAAATATTGGGGTTGGGATGCCAGATGTGGGGTGAATGGATTCCTGCTGTTGGACAAATGCAGTATATGATTTTTCCCAGAATTGCAGCTTATGCGGAAGTCGGTTGGACGAGGATTGCTCAAAAAAACTACGAGGGGTTTCGGCAAAGATTACAAATTGCCAAAACAAGGTGGGCCCGCAAGGGGATTTATTTCGCCGATATGTAA
- a CDS encoding DUF4832 domain-containing protein, with amino-acid sequence MKRLMYFLMLATGFLAAAGCNRNAQNTKQNAPGDSTADVFSIEGNQTIRFAVDTTSLIRNPAMGWTLYDDANDSVAKAATYWAAQDDAANKYASIFYIRWRWSNMEPEEGKYAWLYDDNFKALVKGARDRGLKLAFSIYIDGQDNIQPGTPDYVKKAGAQGYLVDKLGGGKNWTPYLDDPVFQQKFGNFVRAFSEAFDDPAVVDYVDGYNLGWWGEGHHLVFKDTANKEAVFDWIINLYASSFKRVLLSITFGSEIGIPLEEKVALNANGYAIRRDGLASSWFSQTERDYVKSKFPKIPFFAESCYWGCHAEDCRPWAADAVYGKKWTGWKDVYTQVYTDAISSHANTLDLREEVETQGWTKIAPELVRNFVRFGGYRFTPTQLSIPSVIHSGETFQIGHNWVNTGVGVCPNNNRRWNYKYKVAFALIDKSNKVVAIVKDQKSDPSAWIRGTDGKYILEAKISAPAGNYRLALAVVDVSAGDQPGIRLAIDKERKIDNWTVVSDVVVK; translated from the coding sequence ATGAAAAGACTGATGTATTTTTTAATGCTGGCGACAGGCTTTCTGGCCGCCGCCGGTTGCAACAGAAATGCTCAAAATACCAAGCAGAATGCACCCGGTGACAGCACCGCCGACGTATTTAGCATTGAAGGTAATCAAACCATCCGTTTTGCTGTAGACACTACTTCACTAATTAGGAATCCGGCAATGGGTTGGACATTGTATGATGACGCCAATGATTCAGTGGCAAAGGCGGCCACTTATTGGGCCGCTCAAGATGACGCTGCAAATAAATATGCCTCTATCTTTTATATACGTTGGAGATGGAGCAACATGGAACCGGAGGAAGGCAAATATGCGTGGTTGTATGATGATAATTTCAAAGCCCTGGTGAAGGGAGCGCGGGATCGGGGGTTAAAGCTGGCCTTTAGTATCTATATTGATGGCCAGGACAATATTCAACCTGGCACACCGGATTATGTAAAGAAAGCGGGGGCGCAGGGATACCTGGTGGACAAGCTGGGCGGTGGAAAAAACTGGACCCCTTATCTGGATGACCCTGTTTTTCAGCAAAAGTTTGGAAATTTTGTGCGCGCCTTTTCGGAGGCATTTGACGATCCTGCCGTTGTGGATTACGTAGACGGCTATAATCTGGGATGGTGGGGCGAAGGCCATCACCTGGTATTTAAGGATACTGCAAATAAGGAAGCTGTATTCGACTGGATTATTAATCTATATGCCAGCAGCTTTAAAAGGGTTTTACTGAGTATTACATTTGGGAGTGAGATTGGGATTCCACTGGAAGAAAAAGTGGCGCTTAATGCAAATGGGTATGCTATCCGCAGGGATGGATTGGCCAGCAGTTGGTTCTCACAAACCGAAAGGGACTATGTAAAAAGCAAATTTCCGAAAATTCCCTTTTTCGCGGAATCCTGTTACTGGGGCTGTCATGCAGAAGATTGCCGTCCCTGGGCCGCAGATGCCGTGTATGGAAAGAAATGGACGGGATGGAAAGATGTGTATACTCAGGTCTATACCGATGCGATTTCATCTCATGCCAATACGCTGGACCTGAGAGAAGAGGTGGAGACTCAAGGTTGGACCAAGATTGCACCGGAACTGGTGCGCAATTTTGTGCGTTTCGGAGGTTACCGGTTTACACCGACCCAACTATCAATACCTTCTGTTATTCATTCCGGCGAGACCTTTCAGATCGGACATAATTGGGTTAACACAGGAGTAGGTGTTTGCCCTAACAATAACCGCCGGTGGAATTATAAATATAAAGTGGCGTTCGCTCTGATTGATAAAAGCAATAAAGTCGTTGCAATTGTAAAAGATCAGAAATCAGATCCATCCGCCTGGATTAGAGGCACTGACGGAAAATATATACTGGAGGCCAAAATATCGGCCCCTGCCGGAAACTATCGACTGGCCCTGGCTGTTGTGGATGTCTCAGCGGGCGATCAGCCGGGAATCCGGCTTGCAATTGATAAAGAACGCAAAATTGATAATTGGACAGTTGTTTCTGATGTAGTAGTAAAATAG
- a CDS encoding RagB/SusD family nutrient uptake outer membrane protein, translating into MKRINIYLLLILFLTISACEKGLEPEVFNSISPENFLKTEGDVKTAVTGIYYELRGGGWERYTASWGGWLTQGIGCTDEWTTNWATDEQTEFLWRPESNFLSLFYTAMLPAITKATGLIKQLESAPVDPVLRERYTAELRTIRALIAFDLYDQYGPLPIIVDPEYALNPARAQSYKPSRPEKGWYVGFLETELSEVQRVLPVSYENSADYGRMTKGTAMMVLLKLYMRERQWDKAAHTAQQIMDLKFYALQADYASIWSYSNQHNNELIFTIPSMATGGYGNNFLAETLPPDYVSHTNVPLTRWSGYRVPWAVWDRFEQNDKRRERLVRWYWNGAQMIDGRAANTHLKLGALPMKYQENPNTDGTWDASEYVIYRYADVLLCRAEALNEISGGPTQEAIDLVNLLRSRAGVNPIRLSDFNQSSFRDRILQERQWELCTEGSRRQDLIRHGKLISDALARGKRFATDKDTLYPIPQSAINENPNLKQNAGY; encoded by the coding sequence ATGAAACGGATCAATATATACCTTTTGCTTATCCTATTTTTGACGATTAGCGCGTGTGAGAAGGGCCTCGAACCAGAGGTTTTTAACTCGATTTCCCCAGAAAACTTTTTAAAAACAGAGGGCGATGTTAAAACGGCTGTTACCGGTATCTATTACGAATTGAGAGGCGGAGGCTGGGAACGGTATACCGCAAGTTGGGGCGGCTGGCTTACCCAGGGGATCGGGTGTACCGATGAGTGGACTACAAATTGGGCTACAGATGAACAGACAGAATTCCTTTGGAGACCTGAATCAAATTTTCTGAGTCTATTTTATACAGCGATGTTGCCTGCTATAACCAAGGCCACCGGATTAATCAAACAACTGGAGTCGGCTCCCGTGGATCCGGTGCTTAGGGAAAGATATACAGCGGAATTGAGAACGATCAGGGCCCTGATTGCTTTTGACCTGTACGATCAATACGGCCCGCTCCCTATTATTGTGGATCCCGAGTATGCCCTTAATCCGGCCCGGGCACAGTCCTATAAGCCCAGCCGACCGGAAAAGGGGTGGTATGTTGGTTTTTTGGAAACCGAGCTCTCCGAAGTTCAGCGGGTATTACCGGTTTCGTATGAAAACAGCGCGGATTATGGGCGAATGACAAAGGGTACTGCCATGATGGTACTGCTTAAACTGTATATGCGCGAACGGCAATGGGACAAAGCTGCGCATACTGCTCAGCAGATCATGGATCTGAAATTTTATGCGTTGCAAGCCGATTATGCATCTATCTGGAGTTACAGTAATCAGCATAACAATGAACTGATTTTTACAATCCCGAGTATGGCCACGGGTGGGTACGGAAATAATTTTCTGGCCGAAACGCTGCCGCCGGATTATGTATCTCATACAAATGTTCCTCTTACCCGATGGAGTGGATATCGTGTTCCATGGGCTGTTTGGGACCGGTTTGAACAAAATGATAAAAGAAGGGAGCGACTGGTGCGCTGGTATTGGAATGGCGCGCAGATGATTGACGGGAGAGCGGCAAATACACACCTTAAATTGGGGGCATTGCCGATGAAGTATCAGGAAAACCCCAATACGGATGGCACCTGGGACGCCAGTGAATATGTGATTTACCGGTATGCCGACGTGCTGCTATGTAGAGCAGAAGCATTAAATGAAATCAGTGGCGGTCCCACACAGGAAGCAATTGATCTAGTTAACCTGTTACGAAGTCGTGCAGGAGTAAATCCGATCCGTTTATCAGATTTTAATCAAAGCTCCTTCCGTGACAGGATTTTGCAGGAACGGCAATGGGAATTGTGTACCGAGGGCTCGCGCCGTCAGGATCTGATAAGACATGGAAAATTAATCAGCGATGCACTGGCCAGGGGCAAACGTTTTGCTACAGACAAGGATACGCTCTACCCGATTCCTCAATCGGCGATTAATGAGAATCCAAACCTTAAACAGAATGCCGGCTATTAA
- a CDS encoding SusC/RagA family TonB-linked outer membrane protein → MKKNDCNHGVRRIYLFWWILLMILYHDSDAASFNKKYELLDAAFSKATMSISGKVVDPEGNAVRGVSIVEKGTNNGAQTNQNGEFEINVAGKGSILVFSAVGFATREEYISNKRYLEIVLEKQVATEDEIVVIGYGTQKRKDVTGSVTTIKTDNLPKASNSSISQMLAGRAAGLTAVQTSTQPGGSVTLLIRGASSTGAGNQPLVVLDGFPLSNDGVEPGSGNRYQYGSRDVLSSINPNDIASIDILKDASATAIYGARAANGVILITTKKGKAGRPVVSYNGNYAVQQISKRLSMLNASDFMTETNRYVYEKWMIDNKIAPYGTGDAALAPPYTPWYTDAQIASAGSGTDWYGLVTRQGNIRQHNLSVSGGTQGTKYMVSGNYFGQDGVVKNSDFARYAVRTNLEQKLSKRFTMGLNLMLNQVNNKNVPLGTQDWENAGILTTAISYNPAIPVTDSNGNYTINPGLASMPNPVSLLTINDETITKRVLGNVFLTADIIQGLQARINVGVDNQTGKRNTYLPKTTLYGQQVNGQANISENNEFDKLFNATLNYKKSIANNHNLDALLGYEYQEFLQDGFSAGSSGFFTDAFLYNSLGAGEVAGPSTIGSYKNKNKLASYFGRVNYNFAGKYYLTLTGRVDGSTKFGVNNKYAFFPSAAFSWRIVDESFMKSLTFVSDMKLRLSYGSTGNQNIGQNALSFYQADWHGYVFGNNQVSTGAYLSQIANPDLKWETTTSTNIGLDFGLLNNRITGSIDYYHKIVKDLLAFRKLPSFMQVSAIADNIGKTQSRGLEIGLHSLNLDGSFTWNTDLTFARYVDRWKERNPDVILSVYEKTDAPLRPIYRYVSDGLLQPGERAPAYMPALLPGQEKIKDLNDDGKLDQKDMQLQGTSDPGFTIGFGNTFVYKNIDLNVFLYGMFNYMRYDMNADSWGVFNAMRLPTGYNLLTSVKDRWAHDNVNAVLPSGMPSAYPTSAFWLWQNGGFLRCKNITLGYTLPGNVAKQVFSKIRIYAELGNPFVFTRYKGLDPETDSKAGYPNQRTYSFGLDLSF, encoded by the coding sequence ATGAAAAAAAACGATTGCAACCATGGTGTTCGGCGCATTTATTTGTTTTGGTGGATACTGTTGATGATCCTCTACCATGATTCAGATGCTGCCTCATTTAACAAAAAATATGAGCTTTTGGATGCGGCCTTTTCCAAAGCCACTATGTCCATATCCGGAAAAGTGGTTGATCCGGAAGGGAATGCTGTTAGAGGCGTAAGTATCGTTGAAAAGGGCACAAACAATGGAGCTCAGACGAATCAGAATGGGGAATTTGAAATTAATGTAGCAGGAAAAGGTTCGATACTCGTTTTTTCAGCTGTTGGGTTCGCTACTAGGGAAGAATACATATCAAATAAACGGTATTTAGAGATCGTTTTAGAGAAGCAGGTGGCGACCGAGGATGAAATAGTTGTTATTGGATATGGCACTCAAAAAAGGAAAGATGTTACCGGTTCGGTAACAACGATTAAAACAGACAATCTGCCAAAAGCATCTAACTCGTCTATTTCCCAGATGTTAGCTGGACGCGCAGCCGGGCTTACCGCCGTTCAAACCAGTACCCAACCCGGCGGTAGCGTGACTTTATTGATTAGAGGGGCCTCCTCTACTGGTGCCGGTAATCAACCATTGGTGGTACTTGACGGGTTTCCGCTAAGTAATGATGGTGTAGAGCCGGGCAGCGGTAATCGCTATCAATATGGTAGTCGTGATGTGCTTAGTTCTATTAACCCCAACGACATTGCTTCTATCGACATTCTTAAAGATGCGTCTGCAACGGCGATTTATGGAGCCCGTGCAGCTAATGGTGTAATCCTTATTACGACTAAAAAGGGAAAAGCGGGGCGTCCGGTAGTAAGTTATAACGGAAATTATGCGGTTCAACAGATTTCAAAACGGTTAAGCATGCTGAATGCAAGTGATTTTATGACCGAGACCAACCGTTATGTGTATGAAAAATGGATGATCGATAATAAAATCGCTCCGTATGGCACAGGCGATGCGGCCCTTGCACCTCCGTATACTCCATGGTATACCGATGCGCAAATTGCGTCGGCGGGTTCGGGCACCGATTGGTATGGACTTGTTACCCGTCAGGGAAATATCAGGCAGCATAATCTAAGTGTCTCCGGCGGTACGCAGGGAACCAAATACATGGTTTCAGGGAACTATTTCGGTCAGGACGGAGTCGTAAAAAACTCGGATTTTGCAAGGTACGCTGTACGCACCAACCTGGAGCAAAAATTAAGCAAGCGATTTACAATGGGCTTGAATTTAATGTTGAACCAGGTCAATAATAAAAATGTTCCTCTAGGTACCCAGGATTGGGAAAATGCCGGGATTCTGACTACTGCGATTTCCTATAATCCAGCGATACCGGTTACGGATAGTAATGGAAATTACACGATTAACCCTGGCCTGGCAAGTATGCCCAATCCTGTTTCTCTTTTAACCATCAATGATGAAACGATTACTAAACGGGTGCTGGGAAACGTTTTTCTCACGGCTGATATTATACAGGGTCTGCAGGCGCGGATTAATGTGGGCGTTGATAACCAGACTGGCAAACGTAATACTTATTTGCCTAAAACCACCTTATATGGTCAACAGGTAAACGGGCAGGCAAATATTAGTGAAAATAATGAATTTGATAAGTTATTCAATGCCACCCTAAATTATAAAAAATCAATAGCGAATAACCATAACCTGGATGCCTTGCTGGGTTATGAATACCAGGAGTTTTTGCAGGATGGATTTTCTGCGGGTAGCTCCGGCTTTTTTACCGATGCATTTTTGTATAATTCTCTGGGTGCCGGGGAAGTGGCCGGTCCCAGCACAATTGGGTCGTACAAGAATAAAAATAAGCTGGCTTCTTATTTCGGCAGGGTGAACTACAATTTTGCAGGCAAATATTACCTGACCCTGACAGGTAGGGTAGATGGATCAACAAAGTTTGGCGTCAATAATAAATATGCTTTTTTCCCTTCTGCGGCTTTTTCATGGAGGATTGTAGACGAGTCATTCATGAAATCTTTGACGTTCGTTTCTGATATGAAGCTTCGGTTGAGTTACGGAAGCACCGGCAATCAGAATATCGGGCAAAATGCGTTATCGTTTTATCAGGCCGATTGGCACGGGTATGTATTCGGAAATAACCAGGTGAGCACGGGTGCTTATTTATCACAGATTGCCAACCCAGATCTGAAATGGGAAACCACCACCAGTACCAATATCGGGCTTGATTTTGGATTGTTGAACAACCGGATTACAGGAAGCATTGATTATTATCATAAGATTGTTAAAGACCTGCTTGCTTTTAGAAAATTACCTTCTTTTATGCAGGTTTCTGCAATTGCTGATAATATTGGTAAAACCCAGAGCCGGGGACTGGAAATTGGGCTGCATAGCCTCAATTTGGACGGTTCGTTCACATGGAATACAGATTTGACTTTTGCCCGTTATGTTGATCGGTGGAAAGAAAGAAACCCGGATGTAATACTGTCTGTATACGAAAAAACGGATGCTCCCCTGCGCCCGATCTATCGCTACGTGTCTGATGGGCTGTTGCAGCCCGGAGAACGGGCTCCTGCCTATATGCCAGCGCTCCTGCCTGGACAGGAAAAAATCAAAGATTTGAATGATGATGGCAAACTGGATCAGAAAGATATGCAGTTGCAAGGAACCTCTGATCCTGGGTTTACCATTGGATTTGGTAATACGTTTGTTTACAAAAATATTGACCTGAATGTTTTTTTATATGGCATGTTCAACTATATGCGTTATGATATGAACGCAGATAGTTGGGGGGTGTTTAATGCAATGCGCCTGCCTACAGGATATAATCTACTTACATCTGTAAAAGACAGATGGGCTCATGATAATGTGAATGCGGTTTTGCCATCTGGTATGCCTTCTGCTTATCCAACTTCGGCGTTTTGGTTATGGCAGAATGGAGGTTTTCTGCGCTGTAAGAATATTACGCTTGGTTATACGCTTCCGGGCAACGTTGCAAAACAAGTATTCAGTAAGATCAGGATTTATGCAGAGCTTGGGAATCCTTTTGTCTTTACACGTTATAAAGGCTTGGATCCCGAAACAGATTCGAAAGCAGGCTACCCCAATCAACGTACTTATTCTTTTGGCCTGGACCTGAGCTTTTAA
- a CDS encoding TonB-dependent receptor, whose translation MSMIIVNKKQLVLLLFLFTGTSCIAQHLITGKVFTDKGQQLPLPGVQIIAGHLGTVTDSTGMFSISVQQLPATLRVSHPGCLQKSVVIQNEQDWSALTIVLEENYTLLNQVVVTANRFGQRLRDVAQKMELISEKDIAATASTDMTDLIKRNTTVNVIQYPGLLSGIGIRGFRPQFSGLNQRTLLLVNGRPAGVTNMGFLDLNNVARIEILKGPASALYGSQAMGGVVNIITPQSSGPVHGIVNASYGSFNTYIFNGRAGGGLSKKLDFDAAAGFFKRASDIRLGNGNLFRNLLQSDTARQIYSVRRNGSLADSAGYARDTTGDGRKRAYTRYGYYTGSFRLGYRISGHWRADLSGSTFIAKNVESPGEIFKEDRDAGLKDVYRYSGDLAVSGSVKKHSLLFRGYWSSERSDAFAVRTSKGAVIDTPYIARRSGYKWYGFQARDALQLKRQQIIFGYDYNYAYGKLIIFPAPADKQRNEYTTAPNSSLVTHALYAQGQLVFFDDKLHVNPGLRLDHTTFNILETPGFTNTLQTGSQRNNFLSPSLSAQYNISNAVSVHGSTGKAFVTPDASNIAGTTILGKGTGKITMTQGNPGLKNESSWSQDMGMRYARNGWFADLSYFTTRVQDRITSKAAPPATPTIIEGDTVTAITNYYNSDKSYIKGLELLLAYDFGAPAGYHYSLRPFLNSTHYFQYEDTKKNDKGNVQITRMNSIAKNNHVFGIDFSYNKFNTRLSGRYTGPRWDVNYNDALRPLIEFPPFLTMDFYTAYRITPMHQVAFNIENITDENYYEKRGYNMPGRNFRLKYTLNL comes from the coding sequence ATGAGCATGATTATAGTGAATAAAAAGCAACTCGTTCTCCTGCTGTTCCTTTTTACCGGCACAAGCTGCATTGCCCAGCACCTTATTACCGGGAAAGTATTTACAGACAAAGGCCAACAGCTTCCCTTGCCTGGGGTACAGATTATTGCCGGGCACCTAGGTACTGTTACTGATAGTACAGGTATGTTTTCCATTTCTGTACAGCAGTTACCGGCTACGCTCCGGGTTTCACATCCCGGGTGCCTTCAAAAAAGTGTGGTTATACAAAACGAACAGGATTGGTCTGCCCTCACCATCGTGTTGGAGGAAAACTATACGTTGCTCAACCAGGTAGTAGTTACAGCTAACCGCTTCGGACAGCGCCTGCGGGATGTAGCGCAAAAAATGGAGCTCATTTCTGAAAAAGACATTGCAGCAACAGCTTCGACAGATATGACAGACCTGATAAAACGGAACACAACCGTTAATGTAATCCAATACCCCGGCCTCTTATCCGGCATTGGCATCCGGGGTTTCCGGCCACAGTTTTCCGGTTTAAACCAGCGGACATTATTATTAGTCAATGGCCGGCCCGCGGGCGTTACCAATATGGGTTTCCTGGACCTGAACAATGTAGCACGTATTGAAATACTCAAAGGGCCGGCGTCTGCACTCTATGGATCACAGGCCATGGGAGGTGTGGTCAACATTATCACTCCGCAGTCATCGGGGCCAGTACACGGTATTGTTAATGCATCTTATGGCAGTTTTAACACCTATATATTTAATGGACGTGCAGGAGGCGGTCTCAGTAAAAAACTGGACTTTGATGCCGCTGCTGGTTTTTTTAAACGGGCATCCGATATCCGCCTGGGCAATGGCAACCTGTTTCGTAACCTGCTGCAATCCGATACTGCCCGACAGATTTACAGCGTTCGCAGGAATGGCTCCCTGGCTGATTCTGCCGGTTATGCGCGGGACACTACAGGCGATGGTAGAAAGCGGGCTTATACCCGTTATGGGTATTACACCGGGTCGTTCCGTTTAGGTTACCGTATTAGTGGTCATTGGCGTGCAGACCTTAGTGGCAGCACGTTCATTGCAAAGAATGTAGAATCGCCGGGAGAGATCTTTAAGGAAGACCGAGATGCCGGATTAAAGGATGTGTATCGCTACAGCGGTGATCTGGCTGTTTCGGGCTCCGTCAAAAAACATTCCTTGTTATTCAGGGGCTACTGGTCGTCTGAACGCTCAGATGCCTTTGCTGTGCGCACTTCCAAAGGCGCCGTTATTGACACGCCCTATATTGCCCGCCGGTCCGGATATAAATGGTATGGCTTCCAGGCCAGGGACGCTTTACAACTGAAGCGGCAACAAATTATTTTCGGTTACGATTATAATTATGCTTACGGCAAACTGATCATTTTTCCCGCCCCGGCGGATAAGCAGCGGAATGAATATACCACAGCTCCTAATTCATCACTGGTTACGCATGCCTTATATGCCCAGGGACAATTGGTATTTTTTGACGATAAACTGCACGTCAATCCCGGTCTCCGCCTGGATCATACCACCTTTAACATCCTGGAAACACCCGGCTTTACCAATACCCTGCAAACCGGCAGTCAGCGCAATAATTTCCTGAGTCCAAGCCTCAGTGCTCAATACAATATCAGCAATGCCGTATCTGTGCATGGTAGTACCGGCAAGGCTTTTGTAACACCGGATGCCAGCAATATTGCCGGTACCACCATCCTGGGCAAAGGCACCGGTAAGATCACCATGACCCAGGGCAATCCTGGTTTGAAGAATGAGAGCAGCTGGTCGCAGGATATGGGTATGCGTTACGCCCGCAATGGCTGGTTTGCAGATCTGTCTTATTTTACAACCCGTGTACAGGATCGCATTACTTCCAAAGCTGCGCCACCGGCAACGCCCACGATCATTGAGGGGGATACTGTTACCGCCATTACTAATTATTACAATTCAGATAAAAGCTATATCAAAGGGCTTGAGCTGCTGCTCGCCTACGACTTTGGTGCGCCTGCCGGTTACCACTACAGCCTGCGCCCCTTCCTGAACAGCACGCACTATTTTCAATATGAAGACACAAAAAAAAATGACAAAGGCAATGTACAAATAACGCGTATGAACAGTATTGCCAAAAATAACCATGTATTCGGGATCGATTTCAGTTATAATAAATTCAACACGCGCCTCAGCGGGCGCTATACGGGTCCAAGGTGGGATGTGAATTATAATGATGCGCTGCGGCCTTTAATTGAATTTCCTCCTTTTCTAACTATGGACTTTTATACGGCTTACCGGATCACTCCTATGCACCAGGTGGCTTTCAATATAGAAAATATTACGGATGAAAATTATTATGAAAAAAGAGGCTACAACATGCCCGGCAGAAATTTCCGTTTAAAATATACACTGAATCTATAA
- a CDS encoding MotA/TolQ/ExbB proton channel family protein, which yields MQTIDRFLYLLSTFFYIPVVVGLIFLLLFILFQFGQFLAVAYKRLRDKHSTTTAYIARMQQGSAPDPAKTEIALRVLIHQQQHRNARKIQAARYCVKIGPTAGLIGTLTPMAKALAGLSQGDLTSLAGQMITAFSTTVLGLIIGGIGYSIAHVRIKWQQADRYRLELEAEHIYQNHSLKQNEVS from the coding sequence ATGCAGACCATCGACCGTTTCCTGTATTTACTGTCTACTTTTTTTTACATACCAGTAGTGGTGGGGCTGATATTCTTGCTGCTGTTCATCCTGTTCCAGTTTGGTCAATTCCTGGCCGTTGCTTATAAAAGGCTGCGGGATAAACATAGTACAACCACCGCCTACATTGCACGCATGCAGCAGGGTTCCGCTCCTGATCCTGCGAAAACAGAGATCGCATTAAGGGTCCTGATACATCAGCAACAGCACCGCAACGCTCGTAAAATACAGGCCGCCCGTTACTGTGTAAAGATCGGCCCAACGGCCGGGCTCATTGGCACCCTAACCCCCATGGCAAAAGCATTGGCCGGCCTCTCCCAGGGAGACCTGACCAGTCTGGCCGGGCAAATGATCACCGCTTTTTCCACCACGGTGTTGGGACTTATTATTGGCGGCATCGGCTATTCTATTGCTCATGTACGCATTAAATGGCAACAGGCAGACCGCTACAGGCTGGAACTGGAAGCCGAACATATTTATCAAAATCATTCTTTAAAACAAAATGAAGTTTCTTAA